One genomic region from Gouania willdenowi unplaced genomic scaffold, fGouWil2.1 scaffold_273_arrow_ctg1, whole genome shotgun sequence encodes:
- the LOC114459188 gene encoding uncharacterized protein LOC114459188: MDRDSMIEFYFRLGMSYKDILKSLALQRTIITERHLNRILRARLLCRRRYDLDAGIDFIVDQLQGPGKDHGYRWMYTKCKQHGISIRKEDVRILLSLLDPIGSHVRQSRRLRRRQYFAQGPNFVWHIDSYDKLKPYGICINGCIDGFSRNIIWLRAALTNSDPKVIGGYFVDAVERCGGCPRLVRTDMGTENVVVRDIQRYLRRNDVDDRAAERSYITGASTANQRIESWWGVMRKQGIESWITLLAELKDEGFFAGDFVDKALSQFCFMPFIQEVLNDIRSVWNAHRIRPSKNTNVPSGIPDVMYIAPHLWGAEECLVPLTEDLTTCKERCTFFSSVPCDVDMFDLCTIIMGESSLEFPSTLSQALDLYFHLRDTVRPQLFEAI; encoded by the exons ATGGACAGGGATAGTATGATTGAGTTTTATTTTAGGCTGGGAATGAGCTACAAAGACATTCTGAAAAGCCTGGCATTGCAAAGAACCATTATTACCGAGAGGCATTTAAACAGAATATTGAGAGCCAGGTTGCTTTGCCGGCGGAGGTACGACTTGGACGCCGGGATAGATTTCATTGTTGACCAACTGCAAGGCCCTGGAAAGGATCACGGTTACCGGTGGATGTATACAAAGTGTAAACAACACGGTATTTCTATCAGAAAAGAAGACGTCAGGATCCTCCTCTCTCTACTGGACCCCATCGGTTCTCACGTTCGTCAGAGCAGACGTCTCAGAAGGAGGCAATATTTTGCTCAGGGACCTAACTTTGTGTGGCACATAGACTCATACGACAAACTGAAGCCATATGGGATATGCATTAATGGCTGCATTGACGGGTTCTCGCGCAACATCATTTGGCTGCGGGCCGCCCTCACTAACAGTGACCCGAAAGTTATCGGGGGGTACTTTGTGGACGCAGTGGAGCGATGTGGGGGCTGCCCCAGGCTCGTACGAACTGACATGGGCACTGAGAACGTAGTGGTGAGAGACATTCAGCGGTATTTACGGAGAAATGACGTGGATGACAGAGCAGCGGAGAGAAGCTACATCACAGGAGCAAGCACCGCGAACCAGAGAATTGAGAGCTGGTGGGGAGTGATGAGAAAACAAGGAATCGAATCCTGGATCACACTTCTAGCAGAACTGAAGGATGAGGGATTCTTCGCTGGGGATTTCGTTGACAAAGCCTTGTCACAGTTCTGTTTTATGCCATTCATTCAG GAGGTATTAAATGACATCCGGAGTGTTTGGAATGCTCACCGTATAAGGCCCTCCAAGAACACTAACGTGCCCAGTGGGATACCTGATGTCATGTACATCGCCCCTCACCTTTGGGGTGCAGAAGAATGTCTTGTTCCACTGACTGAAGATTTGACCACATGTAAAGAAAGGTGCACATTTtttagttcagtcccatgtgaTGTGGACATGTTTGATTTGTGCACAATAATAATGGGGGAATCAAGCTTGGAGTTCCCATCTACCTTGTCCCAGgcacttgatttatattttcatcTGAGGGACACGGTTCGTCCTCAGTTATTTGAGGCTATTTGA